AATAGATTCACGTCGTTAATTGACTGCATTCTTCTATGCATTTTTTCCTGTCGCCTTATTTCTTTACAGCAATAAGCGTGGGGAGGCTAAAACAAGTCCGAGTGCTGAACTTTATTTCTCACGGTATTTTTGCTGCCCAAGCTTTGACGAGCAGATAGACCCCGGAGTTAAGCTCGCATAATCATAACATTAAGTTTGAGAGTAATCTCAGTATAGCTCTCCCAGGCCTCTATTTTTTGTCCCTATGACCTGTATAGCTCTTGTTGTTCGCTAGGGTTAGGGGtattatttgtgttttgtcaTCTATTGTTTCGTTCGTAGATCACTGATTGTGTCTGGAAAGGTACAGGGTCTTACGGGTTCGAATTGcaattttgtctgtttgtcCTCACAAAGGACTGGGGCCACTCAGTGTTTCACACACCATTACGAAATGTTTTAACAACTGCTTTTCATGTTCTCAGCCGTACAACACGAACGAGCCCCACGCACCAATCAGTACAAACACTGCACAAATGAAGAGATACGCAGTAAGACactgaagagaaaacaagttAATTTCGAGCACAGCAACCAAGATATTGCAACCAACGCGACTCATGTCGctccaaagaaagaaaaagtccTTGACTCTCCTACGACACCAGAGCCTGGATACTATGGCAACAGCCCCCCGAGGTTCCTTGTCGGGTACGTTACTCCAGAGAGCCCCAAAGGTGGAACAGTGTCCGTTGCCATGACAGCAGCGATAACCCCACCCCACACCCCTCAACATAGGCAACAGATGCCTTTTCAAATGATATACCTCGGTTCACCGGAAATGCTTCACGAATCAGCCGTGCGTATCTTGTTCATGACAGTCAAGTGGGTGCGCAACATTCCCACATTTTTTGAGCTGCCATTCCGAGATCAAGCGATTCTGCTGGAGGAGGGTTGGAGCGAGCTATTTATTCTGAGCATTGCGCAGTGGAATTTACCTGTTGAGATAAGTACTTTAATGGCTGCCGCAGGAGTAAGCccgcaaccaaacgagtcagTGGAGAGGGTGATATGCGGAATGGCTGAAATAAAGGCTTTAAAGAATATCGTGGAGAGGTTTAGGGCAGCTGACATTGATCAGACTGAATACGCATGTCTCAAAGCCGTCGTTCTTTTCAAGCCAGGTTTGTGTTTATCTTCATATCATTGTTCCTTATTAGGTCACATTCTAATTAACTCTTTGGACTTTTTGGAACGACAATGCTAAACATAGGCGGTATTTTACAATCAACTGAATGGCTTCGATAGGCAGAACGAAGGAAAGAAGCGATTGTATGCATAAATTATACCCATACTGTTGTAACGTTAGaagtttaacaaaaacaatcataAAACGTGGTCTACTGCCTTGCTCGTGAACTGCACTGTATGTAGCCTTTTAACGTTTGTATAAACACTCGTGCGTGGTAAAGTGCTTCTAATTAACTAACTGGTAATCCCGGGCACTCGCGGATAGGAATAGAACAGAAGTATGGAATGCTTTTTCAAATCAAACGCCCGGATCGGAATTCAACTAATTGCCACTGCAATAAGATTAATTCCGTTAAATAATAATGGTTCAAATAAAGTTCATGGATCTTTAAAAAAAGTtcgatgttttttttatcacgTAGGTACAAGAGGCCTTCGTGCGCCACACCACGTGGAACAACTTCAAGACCAAGCTCAAAGCATGCTAGGAGAATACGATCGTCAATCTTATCCAAGTCAGCAAGTTCGCTTCGGCCGCTTGCTGCTTATGCTTCCCGCTTTGAAAGAAGTGTCTTCGAAATGCATCGAACAAATGTTTTTCCGTGGTACTTTGGACACTATTCCAATGGAAAGATTATTGTCTGACATGTTTAAATCAGCTTAATTATCAGCAATATCGCAAATTGTCGCTGTTGTCTGCACCCTAAGACAAACGCACCTTGACTTCTCGCTCAAACTGGTTCCAGGAAATTGAGGAATTGGATGCCGTTGTATAGAAGCTACGGTTATTGGACAAAATTTCTGTTCAAATCAAAAGAGTACAAAGCACGTTTTAAAGTCCCAAACGATCAAGcaatgagaacaaaaaaaaatatgatctGCAGCTGGGCGAAACACAATGGACATCTTTTCCAGGATTCAATATCCTGACAAAACCTGGGATTGAGGTTATCTTTTTTAGGCATATTATATAAATCAACATTTTATATTTATTCAATATAGTTTTGGCttaagtttccttttttttctttgtttttgcaatttattctctttttttttagtttttaagaCCGTGCTTTTTATActcaaatattttcaaaaatacgGAAAACGATTTTTAAGACTCAAACTAAAACCTTAAACCAGTTTTGACTTCTGTTCATTCGCACCAACAGAACGGAGATCGCGTGTTTTGTCTTGACGCTGACATAATGCAGACTGCGAATGGTCTCTTATTTCTGTATGAGACAAAAGAGGCGCCAAAATACACGCTCTCGCGCAAGACTGGTAGGACACTCAAAGAGCGAGGAAACCTTCCCCTCGCGTCCCGGGAGCCGTCTCGCGTGTATTTTGCCCCCTCTTTTGTCTCACACCGAATTACGGACCACTAGAGGTCTAGACATACAGTTATACGTTGAGTGAATTAGATTAAAATTGTGTTTCAAACCTCACAAATATATATTCTATCAAATACAAATTACGACtttaaacatcaaaacaaaattaataagtaAAAATTTGAGAGGTAAGGAGAACCAAACATGAGTTCAAAAGTAAACCGACCACATCGAAAGAAGAGAAGTCTGGTCaagaaagggtttttttttctgtataaaTTGATGACGTGttcataaatattttacacGACGGCTGTATGGAAATGAAAACCAAAAGTAGATACTtcatcttttaaaaaaaaaaattgactcaAATATTTACAATGGACCTAGGAATGTCAAGAATTGATGCAATTTTTCGGTCTGTGGAACTGAAAATGCAATGAAAATGTAGTGAAAATGTAATGCTGCTTGTTCATGAAATAAGTAAAATGTTTTCAGAATTGCACTAATAAAAACCGTTGCTAGGTTACAAAGATGTGTTTTGAACGCAATAGTTCTTGAATCCGGAGAAGTTAGGAAAAGATTCATATGCTCACATCAGGAGTTAGCGCTTGATGTCTTGATTTCTAGTATAAATTCCCTTCCACTGAACCATTTTTGGCGACCATTGGTAGCATCGTACGTGaatgttattatcattataggGTGGCGGCTGGGGTGGATCACAACAGCGAAGCTATTTATGTTGTgtaacaattaatttttattacttGGAAATATAAGAATTGTAGAACTTGCCAATTGACTACACTACTGAACTGTGCCGGGGTAACATCCCACGTGGACGCctatagttttttttccttcggatcaatgctgaaaactgaaatttaaatGCAATCACAATTTATCGCTTGGAATTAGTTATATAATGCAATAACCTTATGGAAGTCACTATTTTTATTACGGAGACTGTCATTCAACTATAAGTAGCATCCCACATGGACTTTTTTTTCGGATAACAACAGAAAAGTGTAAtggaaaaaacaattcaacatGTGAACTAATCGAATGATTTCTGGGTATATATGTTAGCGCATTCACATTAAAGCAGTTTAAACCCTGTCCGGTCCCGTTCTTCAAAGAAGAAATGTCAGGAGTGATGACACTGAACCAAAAGTGCTAGATGAATTCCCTACTCGATAAATTGTATGATGGTTTAGATAAACAAGGTGACGGTGTATATCATATGGGTAAAGGGcattagtttctgaagaaactgtggtgctgcgtcggtgggggagtgatacacgaaaatttggtttatcaatgGAGATgataatgtaatgtaaaagctgacgtttcgagcgttagcccttcgtcagagcgaatgacgaagggctaacgctcgaaacgtcagcttttcaatctctgtacggtggtcaatttacattatcaactccgttgataaaccaaattttcgtacaTCATATGGGAGACAGTCATTGAAATATCGAGGGTCTCACTCTAACTAAAGGGCTTTCACTTTCCTTCAGAAAATCGGGTATCGATGAATGGACAAAACCATGTTCTGCTCTGTGCTTGGATTAACCAAGGCGCCTAAAACTGGTGCAGGTGATAAACCCTGTAAGGGCAGTCCACTAAGGGATGAGTAAAGTCCACCATCTTTTTTTAACCTGACAGTTCTTCTGTGAcctaaaatttcatttttcatcttgTTAATCTTGCCTTTCGACTATCTGGTTCATTGTTGCAATGGTGTTTATTAGTATCATAGCTATTCCACAACGGTCCACTCACTGTTTAGAGTGGTACTGCAAATTACAAAAGACACCACTTCTTTGCTGAACGTAAAGTAGTATTTATGCACCCAACAATGcccaaattaaaaataaactaaaaatttaCCTCCAGAGCTTAATTATGCCAAAATGTGTAATAATGACACTGTTCTTTGTTTTAGCAGGGACTCCCTCTATTGTGGTAACCTCTGGTCATCTTGTGACATAGAACTTAGCAGTGGGTCAAACTTTCTTGGAAAGGATTACTTACAGATGTCTCTCATGACAGTTGGATTGTAGAGGGGTATTTGTGGCTGGGCCTCATAATAGTGGAACATAGCAGTTTAACACTTGCCAACCAACTGGTGGATTGTGGACTCTTGAAAATGTAACACAATTTACAGATCGTAAAGTTAAGAGCTCCCGGTAACTCTTGAACTTGAAACTACAGTACCATCTGTTGCACTGTTTACCATACACAtaattcttcttcttgtaGGGGTTTCTCTCTGTCAATGACCTAAACCTTTGGTTCTGTATTACTGAacctagaaaagaaaaatttagaCAAGTTTTCATCGGACTCTGTTCAtgtcttttttcttcaaatcagTTCTTTTAGTACTAAGTGCACCagaactgaaatgtgttgcataattatattaaaattaaCTATACTTGTTTATTTCCACAAGATGCTGTAGGGACAAATGACATTTTAGTCTGTCTCTGAAGGTAGAGGACAGCAAAGCACATAAGGTCGTGGTTGTAAAAGTTGATTTGGAACAATTTCGGTTCCAGAGACAAAGCTTACAGTGTAATTTGCCAGGTCTTTGGCATCTGCATGCATTGCGAGAGGTCTTCTTTCTTTCGAtttaaattcaacaaaaaataagaTAGAGCTCATTAAGTCAATACCGCTTTTGGACGACCATCATTTGCGTCAGTTTTGATCAGGTGATTTGTGGATTTCTTGCCGTAGGCTTACCATCTGACACCTGGACGGTAGCCACCAACAGTTTGCCTGATGagatcaaatattttttcaacattttttttttgtttatgataAAACTCCTTTGAGTGCACAGGAAGTGGAcatgcacaaaattaaaaattcataatACCACCGACGTTCCTTCGCTATTGCACTATTCAACTTCCTCACTTTCCCTATTCATCCTTCGCCAGTCCAAGTTCTtagttatacttttttttatggaaCCAACATGTTCGCACACCGGAACTTCCCTTGAACCACACATACATGCTGAACAAGACGAAAAGTAACGTATGTCGCGCGAGCTGCATAATTTTTCGCAGCTGAAACCTCAACTTCGCAGTCAACTTTAAGAAGTTTTCAGAGACGAAACTGTGGTGTTCAAGATATATTTTGAACAACGATTCCTGGATGGTCTTCGGAAAGAGGTTTCAGCTTATCCATGTAAAATTGACCTTGTCCCAGGAGAAAAACCTCGgagcttttcaaatttttttaaaaaatgccgCCACTTTTCATATGTTTTCATCCCCAGTCTGTCCCGCGCGAGCTCGCGACATGCGCAGTCACTTTAGAGTGCTTCCCAGTTTTCCATCGGCCACTGGAAATGTTGCAATGGCGGCCATCATAAGAGGAAATGTTGTGGACTTCATTGCAAGAAATCTTCGAGAGCCCAAGGGCATCGGAGGGATTTTCATAAGGGTGAGGGGGTGCTGCATGatttggtgttgttttcgcttttttttactatttttctttggatcTTATGCCGTAAAAAAATGTAGCGAGTTGGTATAGCTACTGCATAACCCTGGTGAAAATCTTTGCAGGATCTTTGAGGATCTTTAAAGATCTGCAAAGACCCACACGGATCTTCAAAGATTTGCAAAGATCATACAAAGATCCTCAACGACAAGGATCTTTAAAGGATCCTCAAAGATATCATGAGGATCTTTTCAAGATCTTATGAAGATCTTGGCAAAGATCCTTGCAAAGATCTTTTCAAGGATCCTTGAGGATCTTCAAAGAATTGATAAGGATCCTAAAGGATCTTAAAAGGATCCTTTCAAGGATCTTCAAGAGATCTTTGTCAGGATCCTTAAGGATATTGCTAAGATCTTTCAAGATTCCTTCAAAGATCTTTATAAGGATCTTTGAAAGATCTTTGTCAGGATCCTTGAGGATATTGCTAGGATCTTAAAGGATCTTTAAAAGATCTTTATAAGGATCTTTGAAAGATCTTTGTCAGGATCCTGGAGGATATTGCTAGGATCTTAAAGGATCTTTTAAAGATCTTTATAAGGATGTTTGAAAAATCTTTGTCAGGATCCTTAAAGATATTGCTAGGATCTTCAAAGGTTCTTTCAAAGATCTTTGTCAAGTTGCTTTAAAGATATTGCCAGAATCTTTAAAGGATCTTTATAGGGATCTTTGAATGATCTTTGTCAGGGTCCTTAAGGATCTTGCTTGGGATCTTTGACAACATCAATTCACAAATtatatcaataatattattagtctTCTGATCTTCTATTAGATTAGTGAATTATCTGTAGGATATGCAAGCAATGCATGCTTTCCAAAAgcaatgtcaaatttatgGTTGGTGAATTCTATTtatgttgaaaaataataaactatGTTCCACGCTTTGTTGAATGATTTGTCAATTACTTgcttttaaaacaatgaacaataaaacaaCCTAGATTCAGTTTTTGTGATAACTGGAATAATCAAGGTCAAGGtactattatttatttaaaaccaTTGCATTTGTTCGCTACCAAATCAGTCATGGCATTACCGTAAAATCTGTAGTCGAGCAAACCGAATATTCACGTGAATGACTTAAGAAAAGCATGGGAAAAAGTAACTTAATCCCGCCTAGGTGACGGTCGGTCACACGTAATACATAGTTATCAACCAATTAAAATACTCGAACCTTTCTGTGAAGGTGTCAACGCTTGTTAACACCGATTGGGTTTCTAGATCAAAGGTCGAACCATCTAGAGACTGAATAGGTGGAAGGTTACTTCAAGAGAAACATTGTTCTTGTTCGCATTGGTTCGGTTAATGCCGCCTTTGTCCGATTATGGCGCTCAGTGAAAggttgaaaatgaagaaaattcagGAGGCTTCAGGTGAGTATTTAAGCAAGCTTACTTTGCGATAAGATAACTAACTTGAGTTGCTCACTTTTACGTATACACTTTTTCGCGACAGTTAAAGCTATTTTGCATTATCCAAATTTCTCGGTTTCTTCACAAGTGATTGAAGGTAGGGTTTGTGTGCTAAATCTTAAAGAGACAATAACTTAACACAATATATTATGCACAAcagtttgaaaatgaaaccaTTAACCGAACTGAATCGAACTGTTGATTGTAATCTCGCGCAACCTTGAACAGTGCGTTTTTCCGTTGGAAAATAAAGGGATCTTAATGGCGCGTAAGAGCTTCCTTTTAACACATTCTTCCAGTTTCaggaaaaagaaggaaatatTAGACAGTCGTTAAGGGCCTTAATTAATTTTCGTATGAGCCCGGTCAACCGGGCTGGTTCGGTTTCCAAGATCTCACCTCGCCAAAATTTCGATGTGATCATATAACATGTGACCGCCCGGATAAACAAGGCGAAAATTTTTCAGACCATACAGTAGCTTTGCTTGCGCAAAATAACTGTCAAAATAGCATTGTTTTTCCTTACATTTATGTTTCCACTTAAGGAGTATGCGAATTAGCTTCATTTGGATCCCAGTAAGGTATCAATGATGAGAAGTAAGTATTAAATTTGTAACTAAAAATTAATCCATGTATAAAATAGTAGTGGTAATTCATAACCTGAGCAGCAAAATACAAACCTGTATGTATACATTGTAGTTCTTATTGCACAGCCTTAATTTGGTATTTGTATCAGCTTTAATTTGCAGAACATGCTCACAAAGCAAACATTAGTTTTAATTAATCTGGctataatattatataatgGTGAAAAGTAGTTTGACTTTGACTCTGAATCACTGGTAAACATGACCAACACAATACGCAACCCTTAATTCTTTATTCAGTTCTCATTGAGAAAAGACAGaggaggggaggggggtgtTTCAAACTCCAAGTGGGGCACTCACTTATTCAAGGGTTTTACAGTATTGTTGCTATTATAATCCCATTTTAAAAAGGCCTTGGGATGTACACACAATTCTTCAGTCAATTCTTTGCCAGCATAAGAAATGTAAGTGAACAGTAACTTACTGTATCAATGTATCTGCTAAAAAAGGCTACATTGTACCCCAACACCAATCTGAAAAGCATTTCACTGTATGGTTTTATGTGTGATCttctgtaataataatacattcaaagaaatgttTCCAAAAATTGTGTACTAAAGTCACCACTTTTTTTCAGATTGTATCAGCCAAAAGTACAGTGCAAGAGTGGCCACTAAGTGCTGGGCCAACATCAGAAGAGCTGTTAATCAAAAGTGTAACAATATCAAAATGTGGTAGTCTGGCTCTGCTGAACAtctgcaaaatgaaaattagagCCATTCATCTTAATTAGTAACACTGCAGCCTTCTAAAGAGTTAAAACCATTATTCAGAACCAGGCTTTTAGCCAGACCTTAAAGACTGGGTTTCCAGGATGTTTTCCCATTAAGTTATaattgattgaaaaactttgAGTTTTTAAAGTTGACTATCATGTAATAAGGGAGGTTAGAGTAATAATTTGAGTAATTTTTCTATCTATCTTGAAGTTCCAAAATTGCATTCCTTCAAAAATGTGCTCCCATCACGTGactttgtctttatttttcctgTTCTAAGACCAAAAAtgtcctttgaaaaatgtcagACCAAGGGCTTATTTTCAGATTTAGTCACACACActggcttttttttgtttatgtttacTTAAAATTAAGTTGATAGTGAAAACCTGCAAGTAAGAACCCAGTTTATTAGAATGTGTTGTGTTAACTttggaaagaaatgttgatAAGACATGCCTCTTTTGCAGAGCTATCATTTCCTTGTTTGGAGTATGTCatagtaaataattattatcaatgttaATTAAttgtgcaagaaaaaaaatatagaaataaCTGGCCCTTTAATCTTTTAAAGGACTCTGCAAAAAGGGGCATGTATTTCATGCATGGAGCATATAAGCATAGAATATTATTACAAAGATTattgcataaaaaaacaaattaaccaAACCACTTTGTTATGTTAGCATGAAAACAATTGATCAGATGTGCCTCTTTTGTAGAgcttccatttctttgtttggagCAGGTCAATGTAAATTATCAATGGCAACTATGAGATACAAAATACGGttcaagaaaattatttctgaATTCTATAACTTACTCAGACAATGATAGAATAATATAATTACAAAATTGTGTATTTAATTTAGAAGAAGAATAATCCCTGCAATAAAATGTATTGCTCTTTAATCTCCTTTTGTCAATCCAGTTtcattttaaatgcaaatttattttaggTCTTTCTAAGATTCAAGATCTGGCAAAGATCAGTGAGAATATTGCAAAGATCTGTAAGGATCTTATAAAGAACTGTAAGGATCTTGCAAAGAACTGTAAGGATCTTGCAAAGAAATGTAAGGATCTTGCAAAGATctgtaaggattttgcaaagatcTGTGAGGATCTTGAAAAGATCTACGAGGATCTTGCAAAGATCTGTGAGGATCTTACAAAGATCTGCAAGGATCTTGCAAAGATCTGTGAGGATCTTGTCAAA
The DNA window shown above is from Acropora palmata chromosome 7, jaAcrPala1.3, whole genome shotgun sequence and carries:
- the LOC141886936 gene encoding nuclear receptor subfamily 2 group E member 1-like, encoding MSETDSIAPRRGKAEAKQTVLCKVCGDRASGKHYGVLTCDGCRGFFKRSIRRDLAYQCKESNSCPIDVARRNQCQACRLKKCFEVRMNRDAVQHERAPRTNQYKHCTNEEIRSKTLKRKQVNFEHSNQDIATNATHVAPKKEKVLDSPTTPEPGYYGNSPPRFLVGYVTPESPKGGTVSVAMTAAITPPHTPQHRQQMPFQMIYLGSPEMLHESAVRILFMTVKWVRNIPTFFELPFRDQAILLEEGWSELFILSIAQWNLPVEISTLMAAAGVSPQPNESVERVICGMAEIKALKNIVERFRAADIDQTEYACLKAVVLFKPGTRGLRAPHHVEQLQDQAQSMLGEYDRQSYPSQQVRFGRLLLMLPALKEVSSKCIEQMFFRGTLDTIPMERLLSDMFKSA